One window from the genome of Anopheles coluzzii chromosome X, AcolN3, whole genome shotgun sequence encodes:
- the LOC120947683 gene encoding disks large 1 tumor suppressor protein isoform X12: protein MTTRKKKRQQDGGGGAGGGGFLKKVSSLFSLDTLNGDSPWEYDEITLIRGSTGLGFSIAGGTDNPHINLDASIYITKVIPGGAAHVDGRLQVNDCIVAVNEVRVVNVTHGEAVDALKQAGDRVTLHIRRKRPPAQAPKLEEIELLKGSKGLGFSIAGGIGNQHIPGDNGIYVTKIMEGGAAHIDGRLAVGDKLIAVRTPDGGERNLENVVHEEAVATLKAITNRATLIVQKTNILQALANSISNLNSLSTNAMNSVGVSMVDHASPDAGGGGGEAGGGDTEMVASTARSHSPAFGLENSSSRYASSNVLETGMPIGTPRAVSSEDITRVPRTIVIRKGASGLGFNIVGGEDGQGIFVSYVLAGGAADLGGELKRGDQLLSVNGISLANASHEDAAQALKNAGGTVTLVVQYRPEDYNRFEQRIQELKQAVAAGTGTLLRTTQKRTLYVRALFDYDPNRDDGLPTRGLQFRHGDILHVTNASDDEWWQARRVIGEDEEESIGIVPSKRRWERKQRARDRSVKFQGHAGANNNNNNLEKVSTLDRKKKNFSFSRRFPFMKSKDDKNEDGSDQEPNGNLSDPNHHDPDQPFMLCYTQEDANAEGGGEIIYRVELPDMEQITLIYLENNYADSEENILSYEPVQRLQISYTRPVIILGPLKDRINDDLISEYPNKFGSCVPHTTRPKRDYEVDGRDYHFIASREQMEKDIQNHLFIEAGQYNDNLYGTSVASVREVAEKGKHCILDVSGNAIKRLQVAQLYPIAIFIKPMSVESIMEMNRRMTEEQAKKTYERTLKMEHEFGEYFTAIVQGDTIEEIYSKVKNVIWSQGGPTIWVPSKESL from the exons atgacCACAAGGAAAAAGAAACGTCAGCAGGACGGCGGCGGAGGCGCAGGTGGTGGGGGATTCCTCAAGAAGGTTTCCTCCTTGTTCAGCCTGGACACG CTGAATGGCGATTCACCGTGGGAGTACGACGAGATCACGCTGATCCGTGGCTCGACCGGGCTCGGCTTCTCGATCGCGGGCGGCACCGACAACCCGCACATCAATCTCGATGCGTCGATCTACATCACCAAGGTGATACCGGGCGGTGCGGCCCACGTCGACGGCCGGCTGCAGGTGAACGACTGCATCGTGGCGGTGAACGAGGTGCGCGTGGTGAACGTTACGCACGGCGAAGCGGTCGATGCGCTCAAGCAGGCGGGCGATCGTGTAACGCTG CACATCCGACGCAAGCGGCCACCGGCCCAGGCCCCGAAGCTGGAGGAGATCGAGCTGCTGAAGGGCAGCAAGGGGCTCGGCTTCTCGATTGCGGGCGGCATCGGCAACCAGCACATCCCGGGCGACAACGGCATTTACGTGACGAAGATCATGGAGGGCGGGGCGGCCCACATCGACGGGCGGCTCGCGGTCGGCGACAAGCTGATCGCGGTCCGGACGCCCGACGGCGGAGAGCGCAATCTCGAGAACGTGGTGCACGAGGAGGCGGTCGCGACGCTCAAGGCGATCACCAACCGGGCGACGCTGATCGTGCAGAAGACGAACATACTGCAGGCGCTCGCCAACTCGATCAGCAACCTGAACTCGCTGTCGACGAACGCGATGAACAGTGTCGGCGTCAGCATGGTCGACCATGCGTCGCCGGATgctggtggcggcggtggcgagGCCGGCGGAGGCGATACCGAGATGGTGGCGTCGACGGCCCGCTCCCATTCGCCGGCGTTCGGGCTGGAGAACAGCTCGTCCCGGTACGCGTCGTCGAACGTGCTGGAGACGGGCATGCCGATCGGGACGCCGCGCGCCGTCAGCAGCGAGGACATTACGCG GGTGCCGCGCACGATCGTCATTCGCAAGGGAGCGTCCGGGCTTGGTTTCAACATCGTCGGCGGCGAGGATGGACAG GGAATCTTTGTGTCGTACGTGCTGGCTGGCGGTGCGGCCGATCTCGGCGGCGAGCTAAAGCGTGGTGACCAGCTGCTGTCCGTCAATGGCATTAGCCTGGCGAATGCGTCGCACGAGGATGCCGCCCAGGCACTGAAG AACGCCGGCGGCACGGTCACGTTGGTCGTGCAGTATCGGCCGGAGGACTACAACCGGTTCGAGCAGCGCATCCAGGAGCTGAAGCAGGCGGTCGCAGCCGGTACCGGCACGCTGCTGCGTACCACCCAGAAGCGCACGCTCTACGTCCG CGCCCTGTTCGACTACGACCCGAACCGGGACGACGGGCTGCCGACGCGCGGCCTCCAGTTCCGGCACGGCGACATACTGCACGTGACGAACGCGTCCGACGACGAATGGTGGCAGGCGCGGCGCGTGATCggcgaggacgaggaggaaaGCATCGGCATCGTGCCGTCGAAGCGGCGCTGGGAGCGCAAGCAGCGGGCCCGCGACCGCAGCGTCAAGTTCCAGGGGCATGCCGgcgcgaacaacaacaacaacaacctggAAAAG GTGTCGACGCTGGatcgcaaaaagaaaaacttctCCTTCTCCCGCCGGTTCCCGTTCATGAAGAGCAAAGACGACAAGAACGAGGACGGATCGGACCAGGAGC CCAACGGCAACCTGAGCGATCCCAATCACCATGATCCCGATCAGC CTTTCATGCTTTGCTACACACAAGAAGACGCGAACGCGGAAG GTGGTGGTGAAATAATCTACCGCGTGGAATTACCTGACATGGAGCAGATAACTCTTATCTACCTGGAGAATAACTATGCTGACT CGGAGGAAAACATCCTGTCGTACGAGCCGGTGCAGCGCCTGCAGATCAGCTACACCCGCCCGGTCATCATACTGGGCCCGCTGAAGGACCGCATCAACGACGACCTGATCTCGGAGTATCCGAATAAGTTCGGCTCGTGCGTGCCGC ATACAACGCGCCCGAAGCGCGACTACGAGGTGGACGGGCGGGACTACCATTTCATCGCGTCCCGCGAGCAGATGGAGAAGGACATCCAGAACCATCTGTTCATCGAGGCGGGCCAGTACAACGACAACCTGTACGGCACGTCGGTCGCGTCGGTGCGCGAGGTCGCCGAGAAGGGCAAGCACTGCATCCTGGACGTGTCGGGCAACGCGATCAAGCGGCTGCAGGTCGCCCAGCTCTACCCGATCGCCATCTTCATCAAGCCGATGTCGGTCGAATCGATCAT gGAGATGAACCGGCGCATGACGGAGGAGCAGGCGAAGAAAACCTACGAGCGGACGCTAAAGATGGAGCACGAGTTTGGCGAATACTTTACCG CCATTGTGCAAGGCGACACGATCGAGGAGATCTACAGCAAGGTGAAGAACGTCATCTGGTCGCAGGGCGGCCCGACGATCTGGGTGCCGTCGAAGGAATCTCTATGA
- the LOC120947683 gene encoding disks large 1 tumor suppressor protein isoform X13 — translation MTTRKKKRQQDGGGGAGGGGFLKKVSSLFSLDTVPTSNANDTKQLNGDSPWEYDEITLIRGSTGLGFSIAGGTDNPHINLDASIYITKVIPGGAAHVDGRLQVNDCIVAVNEVRVVNVTHGEAVDALKQAGDRVTLHIRRKRPPAQAPKLEEIELLKGSKGLGFSIAGGIGNQHIPGDNGIYVTKIMEGGAAHIDGRLAVGDKLIAVRTPDGGERNLENVVHEEAVATLKAITNRATLIVQKTNILQALANSISNLNSLSTNAMNSVGVSMVDHASPDAGGGGGEAGGGDTEMVASTARSHSPAFGLENSSSRYASSNVLETGMPIGTPRAVSSEDITRVPRTIVIRKGASGLGFNIVGGEDGQGIFVSYVLAGGAADLGGELKRGDQLLSVNGISLANASHEDAAQALKNAGGTVTLVVQYRPEDYNRFEQRIQELKQAVAAGTGTLLRTTQKRTLYVRALFDYDPNRDDGLPTRGLQFRHGDILHVTNASDDEWWQARRVIGEDEEESIGIVPSKRRWERKQRARDRSVKFQGHAGANNNNNNLEKVSTLDRKKKNFSFSRRFPFMKSKDDKNEDGSDQEPFMLCYTQEDANAEGGGEIIYRVELPDMEQITLIYLENNYADSEENILSYEPVQRLQISYTRPVIILGPLKDRINDDLISEYPNKFGSCVPHTTRPKRDYEVDGRDYHFIASREQMEKDIQNHLFIEAGQYNDNLYGTSVASVREVAEKGKHCILDVSGNAIKRLQVAQLYPIAIFIKPMSVESIMEMNRRMTEEQAKKTYERTLKMEHEFGEYFTAIVQGDTIEEIYSKVKNVIWSQGGPTIWVPSKESL, via the exons atgacCACAAGGAAAAAGAAACGTCAGCAGGACGGCGGCGGAGGCGCAGGTGGTGGGGGATTCCTCAAGAAGGTTTCCTCCTTGTTCAGCCTGGACACG GTTCCCACATCGAATGCAAATGACACCAAACAG CTGAATGGCGATTCACCGTGGGAGTACGACGAGATCACGCTGATCCGTGGCTCGACCGGGCTCGGCTTCTCGATCGCGGGCGGCACCGACAACCCGCACATCAATCTCGATGCGTCGATCTACATCACCAAGGTGATACCGGGCGGTGCGGCCCACGTCGACGGCCGGCTGCAGGTGAACGACTGCATCGTGGCGGTGAACGAGGTGCGCGTGGTGAACGTTACGCACGGCGAAGCGGTCGATGCGCTCAAGCAGGCGGGCGATCGTGTAACGCTG CACATCCGACGCAAGCGGCCACCGGCCCAGGCCCCGAAGCTGGAGGAGATCGAGCTGCTGAAGGGCAGCAAGGGGCTCGGCTTCTCGATTGCGGGCGGCATCGGCAACCAGCACATCCCGGGCGACAACGGCATTTACGTGACGAAGATCATGGAGGGCGGGGCGGCCCACATCGACGGGCGGCTCGCGGTCGGCGACAAGCTGATCGCGGTCCGGACGCCCGACGGCGGAGAGCGCAATCTCGAGAACGTGGTGCACGAGGAGGCGGTCGCGACGCTCAAGGCGATCACCAACCGGGCGACGCTGATCGTGCAGAAGACGAACATACTGCAGGCGCTCGCCAACTCGATCAGCAACCTGAACTCGCTGTCGACGAACGCGATGAACAGTGTCGGCGTCAGCATGGTCGACCATGCGTCGCCGGATgctggtggcggcggtggcgagGCCGGCGGAGGCGATACCGAGATGGTGGCGTCGACGGCCCGCTCCCATTCGCCGGCGTTCGGGCTGGAGAACAGCTCGTCCCGGTACGCGTCGTCGAACGTGCTGGAGACGGGCATGCCGATCGGGACGCCGCGCGCCGTCAGCAGCGAGGACATTACGCG GGTGCCGCGCACGATCGTCATTCGCAAGGGAGCGTCCGGGCTTGGTTTCAACATCGTCGGCGGCGAGGATGGACAG GGAATCTTTGTGTCGTACGTGCTGGCTGGCGGTGCGGCCGATCTCGGCGGCGAGCTAAAGCGTGGTGACCAGCTGCTGTCCGTCAATGGCATTAGCCTGGCGAATGCGTCGCACGAGGATGCCGCCCAGGCACTGAAG AACGCCGGCGGCACGGTCACGTTGGTCGTGCAGTATCGGCCGGAGGACTACAACCGGTTCGAGCAGCGCATCCAGGAGCTGAAGCAGGCGGTCGCAGCCGGTACCGGCACGCTGCTGCGTACCACCCAGAAGCGCACGCTCTACGTCCG CGCCCTGTTCGACTACGACCCGAACCGGGACGACGGGCTGCCGACGCGCGGCCTCCAGTTCCGGCACGGCGACATACTGCACGTGACGAACGCGTCCGACGACGAATGGTGGCAGGCGCGGCGCGTGATCggcgaggacgaggaggaaaGCATCGGCATCGTGCCGTCGAAGCGGCGCTGGGAGCGCAAGCAGCGGGCCCGCGACCGCAGCGTCAAGTTCCAGGGGCATGCCGgcgcgaacaacaacaacaacaacctggAAAAG GTGTCGACGCTGGatcgcaaaaagaaaaacttctCCTTCTCCCGCCGGTTCCCGTTCATGAAGAGCAAAGACGACAAGAACGAGGACGGATCGGACCAGGAGC CTTTCATGCTTTGCTACACACAAGAAGACGCGAACGCGGAAG GTGGTGGTGAAATAATCTACCGCGTGGAATTACCTGACATGGAGCAGATAACTCTTATCTACCTGGAGAATAACTATGCTGACT CGGAGGAAAACATCCTGTCGTACGAGCCGGTGCAGCGCCTGCAGATCAGCTACACCCGCCCGGTCATCATACTGGGCCCGCTGAAGGACCGCATCAACGACGACCTGATCTCGGAGTATCCGAATAAGTTCGGCTCGTGCGTGCCGC ATACAACGCGCCCGAAGCGCGACTACGAGGTGGACGGGCGGGACTACCATTTCATCGCGTCCCGCGAGCAGATGGAGAAGGACATCCAGAACCATCTGTTCATCGAGGCGGGCCAGTACAACGACAACCTGTACGGCACGTCGGTCGCGTCGGTGCGCGAGGTCGCCGAGAAGGGCAAGCACTGCATCCTGGACGTGTCGGGCAACGCGATCAAGCGGCTGCAGGTCGCCCAGCTCTACCCGATCGCCATCTTCATCAAGCCGATGTCGGTCGAATCGATCAT gGAGATGAACCGGCGCATGACGGAGGAGCAGGCGAAGAAAACCTACGAGCGGACGCTAAAGATGGAGCACGAGTTTGGCGAATACTTTACCG CCATTGTGCAAGGCGACACGATCGAGGAGATCTACAGCAAGGTGAAGAACGTCATCTGGTCGCAGGGCGGCCCGACGATCTGGGTGCCGTCGAAGGAATCTCTATGA